In Phaseolus vulgaris cultivar G19833 chromosome 10, P. vulgaris v2.0, whole genome shotgun sequence, a single genomic region encodes these proteins:
- the LOC137819507 gene encoding serine/threonine-protein kinase Aurora-3-like yields the protein MGENSKRQWSLSDFEIGKPLGKGKFGRVYVARELKSKFVVALKVISKEQLEKYRIHHQLRREMEIQFSLKHPNILRMYGWFHDSENVFLILEYAHNGELYKELSKKGYFSEHQAATYILSLTKALAYCHEKHVIHRDIKPENLLLDHEGRLKIADFGWSVQSRSKRHTMCGTLDYLAPEMVENKAHDYAVDNWTLGILCYEFLYGAPPFEAESQVDTFKRIMKVDLSFPSTPYVSSEAKHLISRLLVKDSARRLSLQRIMEHPWIIKNANPIGVCS from the exons ATGGGCGAAAACTCGAAACGACAATGGTCCCTCAGCGACTTCGAGATCGGAAAGCCTCTCGGAAAAGGCAAATTTGGCAGAGTATATGTCGCCAGAGAACTCAAG AGCAAATTTGTTGTTGCATTGAAGGTTATTTCGAAGGAACAACTAGAGAAGTACAGAATCCATCACCAACTGAGGAGGGAGATGGAGATTCAGTTCAGTCTGAAGCACCCCAACATCCTTCGTATGTATGGCTGGTTTCATGACTCTGAGAATGTCTTTTTGATTCTGGAATATGCTCACAATGGTGAGCTTTACAAGGAGCTTAGCAAAAAAGGGTATTTCAGTGAGCACCAAGCTGCCACG tatattttaagCCTCACAAAGGCATTGGCATATTGTCACGAGAAGCATGTCATTCACAGGGATATCAAGCCCGAAAATTTGTTGCTTGATCATGAG GGTCGTCTTAAGATTGCAGACTTTGGTTGGTCAGTACAGTCTAGAAGCAAAAGGCATACCATGTGTGGAACCCTGGACTATTTAGCACCCGAAATGGTAGAAAACAAAGCTCATGATTATGCAGTTGATAACTGGACTCTAGGTATCCTTTGCTATGAATTCCTTTATGGTGCTCCCCCATTTGAGGCTGAGAGTCAAGTTGATACCTTCAAAAG GATAATGAAGGTTGACTTAAGTTTCCCCTCTACTCCTTATGTTTCTTCAGAAGCCAAACATCTTATTAGTCGG CTCTTGGTAAAAGACTCTGCACGAAGACTCTCACTTCAGAGGATAATGGAGCATCCTTGGATAATCAAGAATGCAAATCCTATAGGTGTCTGCAGCTAG
- the LOC137817242 gene encoding uncharacterized protein yields MADSTRSAQATKEMEDRISQRMDNRFMKLATTLKETLTLSMKDTIQDLLTQSRGERSPGPSHDTMSRGPRTRSSYVCGTRLARIDFPRFNGENVNQWIYKCENYFLIDKTPEEFKVQLALAHLEGKALQWHTALMNSDLDMDAPSWSGFTKSLKDRFDAIGDDPMVALMRVRQKTSVDAYHEEFDSIITRLKLANDHILSCFLGGLKQDIQMMVRMFQPTSLQHAFTLAKTYEAANSISTSLCGPINAVPKPKPTRHLTSEFIAERRAQGLCYFCDEPYSMEHNRVHKKLQLHVMEIEEEDDAQDSPPSDATDLLQWKEPQISVNTLTGVAGFRTMRITGYHQKRPLHILIDSGSTHNFLYTQMAKKYGCIIETIAPLNVVVADGSKIKISSVVKNFSWIIQHTTFTADMLLLPLGCCDLVLGIEWLITLGDILWNFDKLTMEFNVQGRKAAALTYASPMVLVSKNDGSWRLCVDYRDLNKGTVKNKFLIPLVDDLLDELAGSTIFPKIDLRTGYNQVRMNPDDVLKTTFRTHSGYYEYLVMPFGLTNAPATFQGLMNSIFQRAFFTDSNKVAAMVRKIGIASADFFRFSSGGDSFLYYFFVWVI; encoded by the exons ATGGCAGATTCAACACGCTCCGCTCAAGCTACTAAGGAGATGGAAGATCGAATCTCCCAAAGGATGGATAATAGGTTTATGAAACTCGCGACTACGTTGAAGGAAACCTTGACTCTTTCTATGAAAGACACCATCCAGGATTTACTTACTCAATCTCGAGGTGAACGCTCCCCTGGACCCTCACATGACACAATGTCGCGCGGACCTCGAACGAGGTCTTCTTATGTTTGTGGCACGCGGTTGGCACGCATCGACTTTCCCCGATTCAATGGTGAAAATGTTAACCAATGGATTTATAAATGCGAAAATTATTTTCTCATTGACAAGACTCCAGAGGAATTCAAGGTACAGTTGGCACTTGCGCATCTAGAAGGCAAGGCCTTGCAATGGCATACCGCACTTATGAACTCTGATTTAGATATGGATGCACCTTCATGGTCAGGATTCACCAAAAGTCTAAAAGATCGATTTGATGCAATTGGCGATGATCCCATGGTTGCGTTGATGCGTGTACGACAAAAGACTTCAGTTGATGCCTATCATGAAGAGTTCGATTCAATCATTACAAGATTGAAGTTAGCTAATGATCATATTCTCAGCTGCTTCCTTGGTGGCTTAAAGCAAGACATCCAAATGATGGTACGCATGTTCCAGCCTACATCTCTACAACATGCATTTACTTTGGCCAAGACGTATGAAGCAGCCAATTCCATCTCTACATCTCTATGCGGTCCAATCAATGCGGTCCCCAAACCTAAACCCACACGCCACTTAACGTCGGAGTTCATAGCAGAACGCAGAGCCCAAGGCCTTTGTTATTTTTGTGATGAACCCTACTCAATGGAGCACAATAGGGTACACAAGAAATTACAGCTTCACGTCATggagatagaggaagaagatgacgcaCAGGATAGTCCTCCTAGTGACGCTACTGACTTATTGCAATGGAAAGAGCCACAAATCTCAGTCAACACATTAACAGGGGTGGCTGGGTTCAGAACTATGAGAATAACTGGATATCATCAAAAACGACCTTTACATATTCTCATTGATAGTGGTAGCACTCATAATTTCTTATATACCCAAATGGCTAAAAAATATGGGTGCATAATTGAGACGATTGCCCCTTTGAATGTCGTGGTAGCAGATGGGTCAAAGATCAAGATATCTTCCGTGGTAAAAAATTTTAGTTGGATAATTCAGCACACAACTTTTACTGCTGATATGCTACTCCTTCCTTTGGGGTGTTGCGATTTAGTGCTGGGAATTGAGTGGCTCATAACATTGGGCGATATTTTATGGAATTTCGACAAACTCACTATGGAATTCAATGTACAAGGAAG GAAAGCTGCAGCCCTTACTTACGCCAGCCCCATGGTTCTTGTGAGCAAAAATGATGGCTCATGGAGACTTTGTGTTGATTATAGAGATTTGAATAAGGGCACAGTCAAGAACAAATTTCTCATTCCTTTAGTTGATGATTTACTGGATGAATTAGCAGGATCTACTATTTTTCCGAAAATTGATTTACGTACAGGCTATAATCAAGTTCGGATGAATCCTGACGATGTGTTGAAGACAACTTTTAGAACACACTCGGGATATTATGAGTACCTGGTGATGCCATTTGGACTCACCAACGCCCCAGCTACATTCCAAGGATTAATGAACTCCATTTTTCAGAG GGCGTTTTTCACGGACTCCAACAAAGTTGCTGCTATG GTTAGAAAAATTGGAATAGCTTCTGCTGattttttcagattttcaaGTGGTGGTGactcatttctttattatttctttGTTTGGGTTATATGA